A region from the Arachis ipaensis cultivar K30076 chromosome B01, Araip1.1, whole genome shotgun sequence genome encodes:
- the LOC107617799 gene encoding uncharacterized protein LOC107617799 isoform X1 gives MATAPLKSQPLHNFTLPFLKWGGTSTAKSHHATTSNNHHRFRRPVSDHEHDSDSDNRLPRVGSRPQRTNRYAVSPSNHHSNSHNQNQNKNHTPPLHTNISNTNNEHEAEDEEEKKHETEVAEAAGAEEAVQKPWNLRPRKQTAPAVTGGTSRSGNGEGVEAANAEGGKSMRLRGMMAAMAGPAAAREGQCSSEKRKFWIALSREEIEEDIFIMTGSRPARRPRKRPKNVQKQMDVRTLFDTKYNTTNASFSFYLDSVFSLGYGW, from the exons ATGGCTACAGCGCCGTTGAAGTCTCAGCCTCTGCACAACTTCACTTTACCGTTTCTGAAATGGGGAGGTACCAGCACTGCCAAGAGCCACCACGCCACCACCTCCAACAACCACCACCGCTTCCGCCGCCCTGTCTCCGATCACGAGCATGACTCTGACTCCGATAACCGCCTACCACGTGTCGGATCGCGACCACAGAGGACTAACCGCTATGCTGTTTCCCCTTCCAATCACCACAGCAACagccacaaccaaaaccaaaacaaaaacCACACTCCTCCACTTCATACCAACATCAGCAACACCAATAACGAGCATGAGGCCGAAGACGAggaggagaagaagcatgaaaccGAGGTAGCTGAAGCGGCCGGGGCGGAGGAGGCGGTGCAGAAGCCGTGGAACCTGAGGCCGAGGAAGCAGACGGCGCCGGCGGTTACGGGTGGAACGTCGAGGAGCGGGAATGGCGAAGGAGTGGAAGCGGCGAACGCGGAGGGAGGGAAGTCAATGAGGCTGAGAGGGATGATGGCAGCGATGGCGGGGCCGGCAGCGGCGAGGGAGGGACAGTGCTCGTCGGAGAAGAGGAAGTTCTGGATCGCGCTTTCGAGGGAAGAAATCGAGGAGGACATCTTCATAATGACTGGGTCCAGGCCCGCGAGAAGGCCCAGGAAGAGGCCCAAGAACGTTCAGAAACAAATGGATGTACGGACACTATTCGATACCAAATACAATACTACCAATGCATCCTTCTCGTTTTATTTAGATAG TGTGTTTTCCCTGGGTTATGGCTGGTAG
- the LOC107617799 gene encoding uncharacterized protein LOC107617799 isoform X2: MATAPLKSQPLHNFTLPFLKWGGTSTAKSHHATTSNNHHRFRRPVSDHEHDSDSDNRLPRVGSRPQRTNRYAVSPSNHHSNSHNQNQNKNHTPPLHTNISNTNNEHEAEDEEEKKHETEVAEAAGAEEAVQKPWNLRPRKQTAPAVTGGTSRSGNGEGVEAANAEGGKSMRLRGMMAAMAGPAAAREGQCSSEKRKFWIALSREEIEEDIFIMTGSRPARRPRKRPKNVQKQMDCVFPGLWLVGVTAEAYRVADAPAKR; this comes from the exons ATGGCTACAGCGCCGTTGAAGTCTCAGCCTCTGCACAACTTCACTTTACCGTTTCTGAAATGGGGAGGTACCAGCACTGCCAAGAGCCACCACGCCACCACCTCCAACAACCACCACCGCTTCCGCCGCCCTGTCTCCGATCACGAGCATGACTCTGACTCCGATAACCGCCTACCACGTGTCGGATCGCGACCACAGAGGACTAACCGCTATGCTGTTTCCCCTTCCAATCACCACAGCAACagccacaaccaaaaccaaaacaaaaacCACACTCCTCCACTTCATACCAACATCAGCAACACCAATAACGAGCATGAGGCCGAAGACGAggaggagaagaagcatgaaaccGAGGTAGCTGAAGCGGCCGGGGCGGAGGAGGCGGTGCAGAAGCCGTGGAACCTGAGGCCGAGGAAGCAGACGGCGCCGGCGGTTACGGGTGGAACGTCGAGGAGCGGGAATGGCGAAGGAGTGGAAGCGGCGAACGCGGAGGGAGGGAAGTCAATGAGGCTGAGAGGGATGATGGCAGCGATGGCGGGGCCGGCAGCGGCGAGGGAGGGACAGTGCTCGTCGGAGAAGAGGAAGTTCTGGATCGCGCTTTCGAGGGAAGAAATCGAGGAGGACATCTTCATAATGACTGGGTCCAGGCCCGCGAGAAGGCCCAGGAAGAGGCCCAAGAACGTTCAGAAACAAATGGAT TGTGTTTTCCCTGGGTTATGGCTGGTAGGGGTTACTGCCGAAGCGTACAGGGTGGCGGATGCTCCGGCAAAG AGGTAA